A single region of the Sulfurospirillum arsenophilum NBRC 109478 genome encodes:
- a CDS encoding TonB-dependent receptor domain-containing protein, with amino-acid sequence MAFQRGIKKSLGLSLVATALLTSVVIADDQKLETVEVWETQVTSSSINVGSSAIETKQADHLSDLLRDLPGVDVGGTHSINNRINIRGLQDENLDITLDGAKVQNANMFHHIGNLLINPDILKKADIQVGTNSVVSGSLGGSVAFETKDAKDLLRDGKEYGGRVQGNYNTNDSYGSSVSAFGKITDKVDLLLYHHYVNNSNWEDGNGLETLGAEGDIGNTLIKLGYDISDVQRIVFSYDRLKDEGDYSPRPNFGRGYNEARTGKYIFPTEYTRETISLKHEIDLGDALLLQTTIYSNENKLERYEKLNGVTAVRPPLNGVAQTEGQLDGTVETKGINMKAQSTVLLGGVNNTFTYGGLYDEQTSKVKWKGAKYGDDEEAKTGALYVEDALSFSNGLTLTPGIRYNHYELDGIFANINDDEMTYGLAAEYAVNDNLTLLASATTLYKGAEMVDVLASTRTSALSNSNLKSETGINKEVGFKYQVKNTMGVDALGFSFKYFNTDIDDYIVSNPSTSVLTNGGELELRGFETSVGFQKGAFNALITYAHSDSKFKSSAEPLDEQPGDSLSVGLDYAFAKNLTLSWDSLFAFDLDDRPASTSTTRYLEKESYNVHDIAVKWKPQSVKGLTLIAGVDNIFDKTYVAHTSINTAYYYLGSWASASDYEPGRNIKLSFSYEF; translated from the coding sequence ATGGCTTTTCAAAGAGGAATTAAAAAGAGTTTAGGGTTATCATTGGTCGCAACTGCCCTTTTAACCAGCGTTGTGATAGCTGATGATCAAAAACTAGAAACAGTTGAAGTGTGGGAGACTCAAGTCACCAGCTCTTCCATCAATGTCGGAAGCAGTGCGATAGAGACCAAACAAGCCGATCATCTCAGTGACCTTTTGCGTGATCTTCCCGGTGTCGATGTGGGTGGAACGCATTCGATTAATAACCGTATCAATATTCGTGGTCTCCAAGATGAAAACTTAGACATTACCCTAGATGGTGCCAAAGTACAAAATGCCAACATGTTCCATCACATTGGAAATTTGCTGATCAACCCTGATATTTTAAAAAAAGCAGACATTCAAGTGGGCACCAACTCGGTAGTGAGTGGTAGCCTTGGTGGCTCGGTTGCATTTGAAACCAAAGATGCGAAAGATCTTTTAAGAGATGGTAAAGAGTATGGTGGTCGCGTCCAAGGCAATTACAATACCAATGACAGTTACGGTAGCTCTGTTTCCGCTTTTGGAAAAATAACCGATAAAGTCGATCTTTTACTCTACCACCATTATGTCAACAACAGTAACTGGGAAGATGGCAATGGGCTTGAAACGTTGGGTGCTGAAGGTGACATTGGCAATACACTGATTAAATTAGGCTATGACATTAGCGATGTTCAGCGCATCGTTTTCTCCTACGACAGGCTTAAAGATGAGGGTGATTACTCTCCACGCCCTAACTTTGGTCGCGGTTACAATGAAGCACGAACAGGAAAATACATCTTCCCAACCGAATATACCAGAGAGACGATCAGCCTGAAACATGAAATCGATCTTGGGGATGCACTTCTGCTTCAAACGACGATTTACAGTAATGAAAATAAGCTTGAGCGCTACGAAAAGCTCAATGGTGTTACCGCTGTTCGCCCGCCTTTAAACGGTGTTGCCCAAACCGAAGGACAACTTGATGGTACGGTAGAGACAAAAGGTATCAACATGAAAGCACAATCTACCGTACTGCTTGGTGGCGTGAATAACACCTTTACCTATGGTGGCTTGTATGATGAGCAAACCAGTAAAGTAAAATGGAAGGGTGCAAAATATGGCGATGACGAAGAAGCAAAAACAGGTGCGCTCTATGTCGAAGATGCACTCTCTTTTAGTAATGGACTAACCTTAACGCCTGGAATTCGTTATAACCATTATGAGCTTGATGGTATTTTTGCCAATATCAATGATGATGAAATGACCTATGGCTTGGCGGCTGAGTATGCTGTCAATGACAATTTAACGTTACTAGCGAGTGCCACAACACTCTATAAAGGCGCTGAGATGGTTGATGTTTTAGCCTCCACACGAACCAGCGCACTTTCAAATTCCAACCTCAAATCCGAAACAGGAATTAACAAAGAAGTAGGCTTTAAATACCAAGTAAAAAATACCATGGGTGTGGATGCGCTTGGTTTTAGTTTCAAATATTTTAATACAGACATTGACGATTACATCGTTTCAAACCCAAGCACAAGTGTGCTTACCAATGGCGGAGAGTTGGAGCTTCGAGGATTTGAAACCAGTGTTGGCTTCCAAAAAGGTGCTTTTAACGCGCTTATTACCTATGCACACTCAGATTCAAAATTTAAATCATCAGCTGAACCCTTGGATGAGCAACCAGGTGATAGCCTTTCTGTTGGATTGGATTATGCGTTTGCTAAAAATTTAACGCTAAGTTGGGATTCATTGTTTGCGTTTGATCTTGATGACCGTCCAGCATCCACTTCAACCACGCGCTATTTGGAAAAAGAGTCGTATAACGTCCATGACATTGCGGTGAAGTGGAAACCGCAGAGTGTTAAAGGATTAACACTGATTGCAGGTGTTGATAATATCTTTGATAAAACCTATGTGGCACACACCTCTATCAACACAGCTTATTATTACCTTGGTAGTTGGGCAAGTGCATCGGACTATGAGCCAGGTCGAAACATCAAGCTCTCATTCTCATATGAATTT